In a single window of the Massilia oculi genome:
- a CDS encoding TonB-dependent receptor: MKTRLHVQPQRLALAIGCAMAAWQAQAEDQFQHIPTVEVTADAPRANGLLRLDTPSDTGSRLGLSPRETPASVTVVDRSLIEVRGAQDTQEILRAIPGVTAHDAPGNIGVSYRGFGSGSVSQLFNGINVQYSIAARPVDSWIVDRVEAIGGPSSFLFGSGAVGGSINYLTKLAETREFAEGRLRLGADELMEASVGLNRRVGDGHYARIDVNHRDSGSWVDGVDRRATQLAASLRSDLGRGFTHTLAYEFQQEDVDRPYWGTPLLNPIKGELRVDEATRFKNYNSSDGVYDQRVQWLRSIGAWKVSDALQLTNTFYVYDALRDYRNVENYRFNPSNTQVIRSAALLQRHDQTLVGDRIDGVYRGRIGQRRSDWALGLDFSINRQTRYPNSQAATVSSVDPYDVVTERFFDVPGMTPVYRPDRDNEVRTTALYLENRTALLPTLNLVTALRHERIELDLVNRREVTPATPASFSRSYNPTTGRLGLVWDVTPGMNLYAQYATAADPPSGVLSTASFADVKNNSELTTGRQAEVGAKLDFWQGKGSATLAAYHITRKNIATQDPVNSNLTILVGEQSSQGVELALGLQPTKRLAVQGNFTHADAQYEHYNQGGVSLAGKTPTNTPKTVANVWFSYAVTPSVQAHLGARRVGKVVADAANTLYWPSYTFVDLGLSWRIDRRLALDARVRNLTDRLYAANVTGTMAYLGAPRTADVSLRMAF; encoded by the coding sequence ATGAAGACACGTTTACACGTCCAGCCGCAGCGGCTGGCGCTCGCCATCGGCTGCGCCATGGCCGCCTGGCAGGCCCAGGCCGAGGACCAGTTCCAACATATACCCACCGTCGAAGTCACGGCCGACGCGCCACGCGCCAACGGCCTGCTCAGGCTCGACACCCCGAGCGACACCGGCAGCCGCCTTGGGCTGAGCCCGCGCGAGACGCCGGCCAGCGTCACCGTGGTCGACCGCTCCCTGATCGAGGTGCGCGGCGCCCAGGACACGCAGGAGATCCTGCGCGCCATCCCCGGCGTCACCGCTCACGATGCTCCCGGCAATATCGGCGTCAGCTACCGCGGCTTCGGCAGCGGCTCGGTCAGCCAGCTGTTCAACGGCATCAACGTGCAGTATTCGATCGCCGCGCGGCCGGTCGACAGCTGGATCGTCGACCGCGTCGAGGCCATTGGCGGACCGTCGAGCTTCCTGTTCGGTTCCGGCGCCGTCGGCGGCTCGATCAACTATCTCACCAAGCTGGCCGAAACGCGCGAGTTCGCCGAAGGCCGTCTGCGCCTGGGCGCCGACGAGCTGATGGAAGCCTCGGTCGGCCTGAACCGCCGGGTTGGCGACGGCCACTACGCGCGCATCGACGTCAATCACCGCGACAGCGGCAGCTGGGTCGACGGCGTCGACCGCCGCGCGACCCAGCTGGCGGCCTCGCTGCGTTCCGACTTGGGACGCGGCTTCACGCATACGCTGGCCTATGAATTCCAGCAGGAAGACGTCGACCGGCCGTATTGGGGCACGCCGCTGCTCAATCCGATCAAAGGCGAACTGCGCGTCGACGAGGCCACCCGCTTCAAGAACTACAACAGCAGCGATGGCGTCTACGACCAGCGCGTGCAGTGGCTGCGCTCGATCGGCGCCTGGAAGGTCAGCGACGCCCTGCAGCTGACCAATACCTTCTATGTCTACGACGCGCTGCGCGACTACCGCAACGTCGAGAACTACCGCTTCAATCCATCGAACACGCAGGTCATCCGCTCGGCCGCCCTGCTCCAGCGCCACGACCAGACCCTTGTGGGCGACCGCATCGACGGCGTCTACCGCGGCCGCATCGGACAGCGCCGCAGCGACTGGGCGTTGGGGCTGGACTTCAGCATCAACCGCCAGACCCGCTATCCGAACAGCCAAGCGGCCACGGTGAGCAGCGTCGATCCCTACGATGTCGTCACCGAGCGCTTCTTCGACGTGCCGGGCATGACGCCGGTCTATCGCCCCGACCGCGACAACGAGGTCAGGACCACGGCGCTGTACCTCGAGAACCGCACCGCGCTGCTGCCGACCCTGAACCTGGTCACCGCGCTGCGCCACGAGCGCATCGAACTCGACCTGGTCAACCGGCGCGAGGTCACTCCCGCCACGCCGGCCAGCTTCTCGCGCAGCTACAACCCGACCACCGGACGCCTGGGCCTGGTGTGGGACGTCACGCCCGGCATGAACCTCTACGCCCAGTATGCGACGGCCGCCGACCCACCGTCGGGGGTGCTGTCGACCGCCTCGTTCGCCGACGTGAAGAACAACAGCGAACTGACCACCGGCCGCCAGGCGGAGGTGGGCGCCAAGCTCGATTTCTGGCAGGGCAAGGGCTCGGCGACCCTGGCCGCGTACCACATCACGCGCAAGAACATCGCGACCCAGGACCCGGTCAACAGCAACCTGACGATCCTGGTCGGCGAGCAATCGTCGCAGGGCGTCGAGCTGGCGCTGGGCCTGCAGCCGACGAAACGCCTGGCCGTGCAGGGCAACTTCACCCATGCCGATGCCCAGTACGAGCACTACAACCAGGGCGGTGTATCGCTGGCTGGCAAAACGCCGACCAATACGCCGAAGACGGTGGCCAATGTCTGGTTCTCGTATGCCGTCACCCCTTCCGTGCAGGCCCACCTCGGCGCGCGCCGGGTCGGCAAGGTGGTTGCCGATGCCGCCAATACCCTGTACTGGCCATCCTATACCTTCGTCGACCTGGGCCTCTCCTGGCGCATCGACCGCAGGCTGGCGCTGGACGCGCGCGTGCGCAACCTCACCGACCGGCTGTATGCGGCCAACGTCACCGGCACGATGGCCTATCTCGGCGCGCCGCGCACGGCCGACGTGTCGCTGCGCATGGCCTTCTGA
- a CDS encoding PepSY domain-containing protein: MGARLKRWLFLVHRWLGIGICLLFAMWFVSGIVMMYVGYPKLTEEERLAHLPRLQADARLLAPARALAAAGVAGPLDELRLAASSGGRPVYVATPARGDVPAGHKSPPRGSGAVVIDAVSGQRLRAVDEAHAMTSAAAFAASMAAPGVKCDYLGTIDEDAFTHSRALDPHRPLHKVELGDAERTLLYISGRSGEVVRDATRSERLWNYAGAWIHWLYPFRGNAFEPYWTDIVNWLSILGIAMALTGTAVGIMRWRFRKPYRSGARTPYPQAMMRWHHVTGLLFALVTITWIFSGLMSMNPWRIFDTGAPPLRMEALQGGPLVLTDADAAPQALLAASNGNVRELRWTRVMGENRVLAQAAAGAPRVIDNRDGHPVVLDAQALRGAASRLLPAPVTRVEQLRDYDLYYYARDAHTMTGGGAKPLPILRIVFDDPHATWVHLDPRTGAVLGRLDSGKRTSRWLFAMLHSWDWLPLLERRPLWDLVLIALSLGGTLLSVTGVVIGWRRLGRKLREARPATIAAPLAGS, encoded by the coding sequence ATGGGAGCGCGATTGAAACGCTGGCTGTTCCTGGTCCATCGCTGGCTGGGCATCGGCATCTGCCTGCTGTTCGCGATGTGGTTCGTCTCGGGCATCGTCATGATGTACGTCGGCTATCCCAAGCTGACCGAGGAAGAGCGCCTGGCCCACCTGCCACGATTGCAGGCGGACGCGCGCCTGCTGGCACCGGCCCGGGCGCTGGCGGCGGCCGGCGTGGCCGGACCGCTGGACGAGCTGCGCCTGGCCGCGTCCAGCGGCGGGCGGCCGGTCTATGTCGCGACGCCCGCGCGCGGCGATGTCCCGGCTGGCCACAAGAGCCCGCCCAGGGGCAGCGGCGCGGTCGTGATCGATGCGGTGAGCGGACAGCGCCTGCGGGCGGTGGACGAGGCGCATGCCATGACCAGCGCCGCCGCCTTCGCGGCTTCGATGGCAGCCCCGGGCGTGAAATGCGACTACCTGGGCACGATCGACGAAGATGCGTTCACCCACTCGCGCGCGCTCGATCCGCATCGTCCGCTGCACAAGGTGGAACTGGGCGACGCCGAACGCACCCTGCTCTACATCTCGGGCCGCAGCGGCGAGGTGGTGCGAGACGCGACCCGCAGCGAGCGGCTGTGGAACTATGCGGGCGCCTGGATCCACTGGCTGTATCCCTTCCGCGGCAATGCCTTCGAGCCTTACTGGACCGACATCGTCAACTGGCTGTCCATCCTGGGCATCGCGATGGCGCTCACCGGAACGGCGGTCGGCATCATGCGCTGGCGCTTCCGCAAGCCCTACCGCAGCGGCGCGCGCACGCCCTATCCGCAAGCCATGATGCGCTGGCACCACGTCACCGGCCTGCTGTTCGCGCTGGTGACGATCACCTGGATCTTCAGCGGCCTGATGTCGATGAACCCATGGCGCATCTTCGACACCGGCGCGCCGCCGCTGCGCATGGAGGCGCTGCAGGGGGGACCGCTGGTGCTGACCGACGCCGACGCCGCGCCGCAGGCGCTGCTAGCGGCGTCGAACGGCAATGTGCGCGAGCTGCGCTGGACGCGGGTGATGGGAGAGAACCGGGTGCTGGCCCAGGCGGCTGCCGGTGCGCCCAGGGTGATCGACAACCGTGACGGGCATCCGGTCGTCCTCGATGCGCAAGCGCTGCGCGGCGCCGCATCCCGCCTGCTGCCGGCGCCGGTGACGCGGGTCGAGCAGTTGCGCGACTACGACCTCTATTACTATGCGCGCGATGCGCACACGATGACGGGCGGTGGCGCGAAACCGCTGCCGATCCTGCGCATCGTGTTCGACGATCCGCATGCCACCTGGGTCCACCTCGACCCGCGCACCGGCGCGGTGCTGGGCCGCCTGGACAGCGGCAAGCGCACCAGCCGCTGGCTGTTCGCGATGCTGCATTCCTGGGATTGGCTGCCGCTGCTCGAGCGGCGTCCGTTGTGGGACCTGGTGCTGATCGCGCTGAGCCTGGGCGGGACCCTGCTCAGCGTGACGGGGGTGGTGATCGGCTGGCGCCGACTGGGACGGAAACTACGCGAGGCGCGCCCCGCAACGATCGCGGCGCCACTCGCGGGGAGCTGA
- a CDS encoding fatty acid desaturase: MFEGFIQLSPMGVALTMAGSYIMTVFASELYLHRSRSHRAVTFHPLLCQLFRMWIWLTTYGVTAKTWVAVHRKHHAKCDTEEDPHSPRIHGLWTILGKGTLLYRKAARDADLVKAYGIGIKEDWMDEHLYTRHRFRGALFFLAVELLVFGPAHGVLIWLFQLSILPFWASGFINGIFHVVGYRNFETKEDSRNFFPIGIVFGGAELHNNHHANPASAKLSMKWWEFDSGYLVLRVLAFLRLAKINHVDRLPACDAPRMRRHAAGAAGQ, encoded by the coding sequence GTGTTCGAAGGATTCATCCAGCTCAGTCCCATGGGCGTCGCGCTGACCATGGCGGGGTCGTACATCATGACCGTCTTCGCCAGCGAGCTGTATCTGCACCGCTCGCGCAGCCACCGCGCCGTGACCTTCCATCCGCTCCTGTGCCAGCTGTTCCGCATGTGGATCTGGCTGACCACCTACGGCGTCACCGCCAAGACCTGGGTCGCGGTGCACCGCAAGCACCACGCCAAGTGCGATACCGAGGAAGATCCGCACAGCCCGCGCATCCACGGCCTGTGGACCATCCTGGGCAAGGGCACCCTCCTGTACCGCAAGGCGGCGCGCGACGCCGACCTGGTGAAAGCCTATGGCATCGGCATCAAGGAAGACTGGATGGACGAGCACCTGTATACCCGGCACCGCTTCCGTGGCGCGCTGTTCTTCCTGGCGGTCGAATTGCTGGTGTTCGGCCCGGCGCACGGTGTCCTGATCTGGCTGTTCCAGCTGTCGATCCTGCCGTTCTGGGCATCGGGCTTCATCAACGGCATCTTCCACGTGGTCGGCTACCGCAATTTCGAGACCAAGGAAGATTCGCGCAACTTCTTCCCGATCGGGATCGTCTTCGGCGGCGCCGAGCTGCACAACAACCACCACGCCAACCCGGCGTCGGCCAAGTTGTCGATGAAGTGGTGGGAATTCGACTCGGGCTACCTGGTGCTGCGCGTGCTGGCCTTCCTGCGCCTGGCGAAGATCAACCACGTCGACCGCCTGCCGGCCTGCGACGCGCCGCGCATGCGGCGCCACGCGGCGGGCGCCGCCGGCCAGTAA
- a CDS encoding VWA domain-containing protein, which translates to MKQLERGERLPLAQSAPDGVLQAGLSAQGLALDFACFALDAGGKLADERYMTFFNQPATPCGGVAQARVGPDAAGFSFRLASLPAWIERLSIVASTDGGAPLSQLQAGSLRLVGPQGEFARFDFGGSDFVGEKAGMLGELYRKDGGWRFMAVGQGFNGGLDALVRHFGGAVADAPPSPTPPPATPRAAAVDLEKRVAQSAPQLVSLVKSATVSLEKAGLAQHRAKACLVLDISGSMSALYRKGLVQQFAERILALGCRFDDDGEIDVFLFGRNVHRGAPMGLSNWSNYIERIIDKHPLEGDTRYGAALEAVRRHYFPDGGGGERKAPVKAEVPVYVMFVTDGSTSDKPLTERQLRWASREPIFWQFMGIGKGRKSKARALANFADSDFPFLEKLDELDGRLIDNADFFSVASPDEHSDGALYDLLMNEYPQWVREARQRGLIV; encoded by the coding sequence ATGAAACAGCTGGAACGCGGCGAGCGCCTGCCCCTGGCGCAATCGGCTCCCGACGGCGTCCTGCAGGCCGGCCTGTCGGCGCAGGGCCTGGCGCTGGACTTCGCCTGCTTCGCGCTCGACGCCGGCGGCAAGCTGGCCGACGAGCGCTACATGACCTTCTTCAACCAGCCGGCGACGCCCTGCGGCGGCGTGGCGCAAGCCAGGGTCGGCCCTGATGCCGCGGGTTTCAGCTTCCGGCTCGCCAGCCTGCCGGCCTGGATCGAACGGCTCAGCATCGTGGCCAGCACCGACGGCGGCGCGCCCCTGTCGCAACTGCAGGCGGGCAGCCTGCGCCTCGTCGGCCCACAGGGCGAATTCGCGCGCTTCGACTTCGGCGGCAGCGACTTCGTCGGCGAGAAGGCGGGCATGCTGGGCGAACTGTATCGCAAGGATGGCGGCTGGCGTTTCATGGCCGTCGGCCAGGGCTTCAACGGCGGGCTGGACGCGCTGGTGCGACATTTCGGCGGCGCGGTCGCGGATGCGCCACCGTCGCCAACGCCGCCACCGGCCACGCCGCGCGCCGCCGCGGTCGACCTGGAAAAGCGCGTCGCGCAATCCGCGCCGCAGCTGGTCAGCCTGGTCAAGTCGGCGACGGTGTCGCTCGAAAAGGCCGGCCTGGCGCAGCACCGGGCAAAGGCCTGCCTGGTGCTGGACATCTCGGGGTCGATGAGCGCCCTGTACCGCAAGGGCCTGGTGCAGCAGTTCGCCGAGCGCATCCTGGCGCTGGGCTGCCGCTTCGACGACGACGGCGAGATCGACGTCTTCCTGTTCGGCCGCAACGTGCACCGCGGCGCCCCGATGGGCCTCTCGAACTGGTCCAACTACATCGAGCGCATCATCGACAAGCATCCGCTCGAGGGCGATACCCGCTACGGCGCCGCCCTCGAGGCGGTGCGCCGGCATTACTTCCCGGATGGCGGGGGCGGCGAGCGCAAGGCGCCGGTCAAGGCCGAGGTGCCGGTGTACGTGATGTTCGTGACCGATGGCTCGACCTCGGACAAGCCGCTGACCGAGCGCCAGCTGCGCTGGGCCAGCCGCGAACCGATCTTCTGGCAGTTCATGGGCATCGGCAAGGGCCGCAAGTCGAAAGCCAGGGCCCTGGCCAACTTCGCCGACTCGGATTTTCCGTTCCTGGAAAAGCTGGACGAACTCGATGGCCGCCTGATCGACAACGCCGACTTCTTCTCGGTCGCTTCGCCCGACGAGCATTCCGACGGCGCGCTCTACGATCTCCTGATGAACGAATACCCGCAATGGGTAAGGGAGGCGCGCCAGCGCGGCCTGATCGTTTGA